From the genome of Leptotrichia trevisanii DSM 22070, one region includes:
- a CDS encoding 6-phospho-beta-glucosidase, which translates to MGFRKDFLWGGATAANQLEGAYNEDGRGLANVDLSPVGEDRFAVITGERKMLEFDDEYFYPAKGAIDFYHRYKEDIALFAEMGFKTYRMSIAWTRIFPNGDEETPNEKGLEFYENVFKECRKYGIEPLVTITHFDFPIHLIKEYGGWRNRKVIDFYKRLCTVIFTRYKGLVKYWLTFNEINILLHAPFMGAGIVFEEGENKNQVLYTAAHNELVASAWATKIGHEIDPENKIGCMLAAGKFYPLTSKPEDVWVALEKDRENYFFIDVQARGYYPAYAKKFFERENINIGITSEDEKILRENPVDFVSFSYYTTRCISAEADKIGEGNLLKTMRNPYIEVTDWGWGLDPLGFRTTINEIYDRYQKPLFVVENGLGAVDVPDADGYVEDDYRIDYLRDHIKAMKEAVELDGVELLGYTTWGPIDLVSAGTGEMKKRYGFIYVDRDNDGNGTLKRSKKKSFDWYKKVIASNGEDLD; encoded by the coding sequence ATGGGATTTAGAAAAGACTTTTTATGGGGCGGAGCTACTGCTGCAAATCAGCTTGAAGGAGCTTATAATGAGGATGGAAGAGGACTTGCAAATGTAGATTTGTCGCCAGTTGGGGAAGATAGGTTTGCTGTAATTACTGGGGAGCGAAAGATGTTGGAATTTGACGATGAGTATTTTTATCCTGCTAAAGGAGCGATTGATTTTTATCATAGATACAAGGAAGATATTGCATTATTTGCAGAAATGGGATTTAAGACTTATAGAATGTCGATAGCATGGACTCGTATTTTCCCAAATGGAGATGAAGAAACTCCAAATGAAAAAGGACTTGAATTTTATGAAAATGTATTTAAGGAATGTAGAAAATACGGTATTGAGCCATTAGTTACAATAACTCACTTTGATTTTCCTATTCATTTAATCAAGGAATATGGCGGATGGAGAAACAGAAAAGTTATTGATTTCTATAAAAGATTGTGTACTGTAATTTTCACTAGATATAAAGGACTTGTAAAATACTGGCTTACATTTAATGAAATTAATATTTTATTACACGCACCATTTATGGGAGCAGGAATCGTTTTTGAAGAAGGGGAAAATAAAAATCAGGTTTTGTATACTGCGGCACATAACGAATTGGTGGCAAGTGCTTGGGCTACAAAAATTGGACATGAAATTGATCCTGAAAATAAAATTGGATGTATGCTTGCGGCCGGGAAGTTTTATCCACTTACTTCAAAACCTGAAGATGTCTGGGTTGCACTTGAGAAAGATAGGGAAAATTATTTTTTCATAGATGTGCAGGCTCGTGGATATTATCCTGCCTATGCTAAGAAATTTTTTGAAAGAGAAAATATAAATATTGGAATTACAAGTGAAGATGAGAAAATTTTGAGAGAAAATCCAGTTGATTTCGTAAGTTTTTCATATTACACAACTCGTTGTATTTCTGCAGAAGCTGATAAAATTGGAGAAGGAAACTTGCTAAAAACAATGAGAAATCCGTATATTGAAGTGACAGACTGGGGTTGGGGACTAGATCCATTAGGATTTAGAACGACAATAAATGAAATTTATGACAGATACCAAAAACCGTTATTTGTTGTGGAAAATGGTCTTGGAGCGGTAGATGTTCCAGATGCAGATGGATACGTGGAAGATGATTATAGAATTGACTATTTGAGAGATCATATAAAGGCAATGAAGGAAGCGGTTGAACTGGATGGAGTGGAACTTTTGGGATATACGACTTGGGGGCCTATCGACTTAGTAAGTGCGGGAACTGGAGAAATGAAAAAACGTTACGGATTTATCTATGTAGATAGAGATAACGATGGAAATGGAACATTGAAGAGAAGCAAGAAAAAATCATTTGACTGGTATAAAAAGGTTATCGCAAGCAATGGAGAAGATTTGGATTAA
- a CDS encoding VOC family protein — MKINHVAIYVKDLEKTREFYEKYFEAKANDKYHNKNTGLQTYFLSFPDNEIRLEIMARPELSERNNKVMNEGFIHLAFSVGNKENVDKLTKRLVNDGFRCLSGPRTTGDGYYESVVEDCEGNLIEITE; from the coding sequence ATGAAAATAAATCATGTAGCAATTTATGTAAAAGATTTAGAAAAAACAAGAGAATTTTATGAAAAGTATTTTGAAGCAAAAGCAAACGATAAATATCACAATAAAAATACTGGATTACAGACTTATTTTCTAAGTTTTCCAGATAATGAGATAAGACTGGAAATAATGGCACGTCCTGAACTTTCAGAAAGAAATAACAAAGTAATGAATGAAGGATTTATTCACCTTGCTTTTAGTGTTGGAAATAAGGAAAATGTTGATAAATTGACAAAAAGACTTGTAAATGATGGATTTAGATGTTTAAGTGGGCCTAGGACGACTGGAGATGGGTATTATGAGAGTGTTGTTGAGGATTGTGAGGGGAATTTGATTGAAATAACAGAATGA
- a CDS encoding flavin reductase family protein — MFKKLEKNGFYYGFPVLLMTTKDKETGKSNVTPLSSSFVLGKSIVVGIGFGNKGFKNIEDGLDVTFNVPDENLYESVKKIEKFTGDTEISEVKQNLGYTYCEDKFKIAGFTELAGEMVNSVRIKECPIHIEAKVTDIQKKDWFAIVTCEIQGTFVDEKIMKDDSHIDTKKWKPLIYKFREYTSTGDRLGLNFNFQEI, encoded by the coding sequence ATGTTTAAGAAATTAGAAAAAAATGGGTTTTATTATGGATTTCCAGTATTATTGATGACTACAAAGGATAAAGAAACAGGCAAAAGCAATGTAACTCCGTTATCATCTTCATTTGTACTTGGAAAATCAATAGTTGTGGGAATAGGATTTGGAAATAAAGGCTTTAAGAATATTGAAGATGGATTGGACGTAACTTTTAATGTTCCAGATGAAAACTTGTACGAAAGTGTGAAAAAGATTGAAAAATTTACAGGCGATACAGAAATATCAGAAGTAAAGCAAAATCTTGGATATACATATTGTGAAGATAAGTTTAAGATTGCAGGATTTACTGAATTAGCTGGTGAAATGGTAAATTCTGTGAGAATAAAGGAGTGTCCAATTCACATAGAGGCAAAAGTTACAGATATTCAAAAAAAAGACTGGTTTGCCATAGTAACCTGCGAAATACAGGGGACTTTTGTTGATGAAAAAATAATGAAGGATGATTCTCACATTGATACAAAGAAATGGAAACCATTAATTTATAAATTTAGGGAATATACTTCAACAGGCGATAGATTGGGATTAAATTTTAATTTTCAAGAAATTTAG
- the radC gene encoding RadC family protein, with the protein MMGDNREILAFKQKLAEEQEKGHRERLRQRFLSVGVKGFLDYELLELLLTYTVIRKNCRGIAKSLLKKYGDLYTILRQSEKELQKNKYMTERTVVFLKLLFEIIENGLYKKIHNKRINISSNVKLLNYLEYSLLKRDVEVFKVLFLNTQNELLKEEELFYGTIDKSTVYIRELIKKILEYNAKGVILVHNHPAGSLQPSESDITLTKKVKEVFENMEIRLVDHLIISEKGYFSFLEGGIL; encoded by the coding sequence ATGATGGGGGATAATAGAGAAATATTGGCTTTTAAGCAAAAGTTGGCTGAAGAGCAGGAAAAAGGGCATCGGGAAAGATTAAGACAGAGATTTTTGTCTGTGGGGGTAAAAGGCTTTCTGGATTATGAACTTTTGGAGCTTTTGCTGACGTATACGGTTATTAGGAAAAATTGCAGGGGGATTGCAAAAAGTCTGTTAAAAAAATATGGGGATTTGTACACGATTCTGCGGCAGTCTGAGAAAGAGTTGCAGAAAAATAAATATATGACGGAAAGAACGGTTGTATTTTTAAAACTTCTGTTTGAAATTATAGAAAATGGGCTTTATAAAAAAATACATAATAAAAGAATTAATATATCAAGTAACGTTAAATTGTTGAATTATTTGGAATATTCCCTTTTGAAAAGGGATGTTGAAGTGTTTAAAGTGCTATTCTTGAATACGCAGAATGAACTTCTCAAGGAAGAGGAGCTGTTTTATGGAACGATTGATAAAAGTACAGTTTATATTCGTGAATTAATAAAAAAAATATTGGAATATAATGCAAAGGGTGTAATTTTGGTGCATAATCATCCAGCAGGTTCGCTACAACCGTCAGAATCTGATATTACATTGACAAAAAAAGTAAAGGAAGTATTTGAAAATATGGAAATACGTCTGGTTGATCATTTAATAATAAGTGAAAAGGGATATTTTAGTTTTTTAGAAGGTGGAATTTTATGA
- the ricT gene encoding PSP1 family protein: MKIINIKFRKTKKVYPFMINDMEDYKKGDHVLVDTIRGEQIGIVLGLALNKEQGEQDDLKIREVKRKLSNKEIEKLKELDKKADEAYFKCKKIVKYLLPEMNLVIGEYTFDESKLIFYFTANNRLDFRELVKEVNRTFKKRVEFYQIKTNDEGRILSAFGKYGREIYW, from the coding sequence ATGAAAATAATAAATATTAAATTTAGAAAAACAAAAAAAGTTTATCCATTTATGATAAACGATATGGAAGATTATAAAAAGGGGGATCACGTGCTTGTAGATACAATTCGTGGTGAACAGATTGGAATAGTTCTGGGACTTGCCTTAAATAAGGAGCAAGGCGAGCAGGATGACTTGAAAATCAGGGAAGTGAAAAGAAAATTGTCAAATAAGGAAATTGAAAAGTTGAAGGAACTGGACAAAAAGGCAGACGAAGCCTATTTTAAGTGTAAAAAAATAGTAAAATATCTGTTGCCAGAAATGAACCTTGTTATCGGAGAGTACACATTTGACGAAAGCAAGCTGATATTTTATTTTACAGCGAACAACAGGCTTGATTTTAGGGAACTTGTGAAGGAAGTAAACAGAACATTCAAGAAAAGAGTGGAATTTTATCAGATTAAAACAAATGATGAAGGACGGATATTGTCAGCATTTGGGAAATATGGACGGGAAATTTACTGGTAA
- a CDS encoding PIN domain-containing protein — translation MCKKVFIDTNIFIGEKFMLSNDKFEKLKTYIENDKIILLNNEITERELEVHIIKDVKEVINSYNKVLSKSPFLEILSETPIKLSLEDETYIISFLKTELIKFFDDSIKLSLEDVDIKLILEDHFNLNLPFEKTKQNEFKDAFVAQIIKKYQKKNNEKIYIISKDDGFRKTFDNNDQNFIIFENLSKFIEEIEMEMLKENEKFLINEIKDGEANDKIKDFIDDIGLEIDYDSSDYEIDNYEIIGIYPEFINSCETENIQIYEFNVKLDIEIEITYLDEDSSYYDKEDGEYLFSNYITAKEEHNTEFKLVILCDIKDLENKSIEEDFFLDYITIDNEKSDKRIYLDEYTCEDREIINETINNS, via the coding sequence ATGTGTAAAAAAGTTTTTATAGATACAAATATATTTATTGGTGAAAAATTTATGTTATCAAATGATAAATTTGAAAAGTTAAAAACATATATTGAAAACGATAAAATAATATTGTTAAATAATGAAATAACAGAAAGAGAATTAGAAGTTCATATAATCAAAGATGTAAAAGAAGTAATAAACAGTTATAATAAAGTATTAAGCAAAAGTCCTTTTTTAGAAATATTAAGCGAAACTCCGATTAAATTATCTTTAGAAGATGAAACATACATAATTTCTTTTCTTAAAACAGAATTGATAAAATTTTTTGATGATTCTATAAAATTATCTTTAGAAGATGTAGATATAAAATTAATATTAGAAGATCATTTTAACTTAAACTTACCATTTGAGAAGACAAAGCAAAATGAATTTAAGGATGCTTTTGTTGCACAAATAATAAAAAAATATCAAAAAAAGAATAACGAAAAAATTTATATTATTTCAAAAGACGACGGATTTAGGAAAACGTTTGACAATAATGATCAAAACTTTATAATTTTTGAAAATTTATCAAAATTTATAGAAGAAATAGAAATGGAAATGTTGAAAGAAAATGAAAAATTCTTAATAAATGAAATAAAAGATGGAGAAGCAAATGATAAAATTAAAGATTTTATAGATGATATTGGTTTAGAAATTGATTATGATTCCTCTGATTATGAAATTGATAATTATGAAATTATAGGAATTTATCCTGAGTTTATTAACTCTTGTGAAACAGAAAATATACAAATATATGAATTCAATGTAAAATTAGATATAGAAATAGAAATTACATATTTAGATGAAGATAGTTCTTATTATGACAAAGAAGATGGTGAGTATCTGTTTTCAAACTATATAACTGCTAAAGAAGAACATAATACAGAGTTTAAATTAGTAATTTTGTGTGATATAAAGGATTTGGAAAACAAGAGTATAGAAGAAGACTTTTTTTTAGATTATATAACAATTGACAACGAAAAGTCTGATAAACGAATTTATTTAGATGAATATACTTGTGAGGATAGGGAAATTATTAATGAAACAATTAATAATTCTTAA
- the agp gene encoding bifunctional glucose-1-phosphatase/inositol phosphatase produces MSKIRKIVIFLMFVFCSLIMFSSENLQLEKVVIFSRHGLRSPLTSPGSRLSKVTPYEWENWDVPASHLTKKGAILETYFGQYINDWLIQNEVIKRGECLSPDNAQIYTNSLQRTIATGQSLTTGIFPGCDIKTEHKMEIGKMDPVFNPVITTDNAKFKEEALKGMNLKKQNQELKGSYSLLSDVINYTKSEECLKEGKCKFFNEEGTLKIEKDKEPGVDGPIKLGTQLGDALLLQYYEGYPLDKIVGNNINTREKWQKITDIKNGYEDLLFATDKVAKNVAAPLIKYIYNDINSSNHKVTVLVGHDSNIVAMLAALGFKDYKLEEQVEKTPIGGKVFFEIWKDKKTGERKVKIEYIYQTLSQIRETQKLTRENPPKHRVLEMKNCRIDKEGYCPYSKFMTELRKFN; encoded by the coding sequence ATGTCAAAAATAAGAAAAATTGTGATATTTTTGATGTTTGTTTTTTGTAGTTTAATAATGTTTTCCAGTGAAAATTTGCAGCTGGAAAAGGTTGTGATTTTTAGCAGACATGGGCTGCGTTCACCTTTAACGTCGCCAGGGAGCAGATTGTCGAAGGTAACTCCGTATGAATGGGAGAACTGGGACGTTCCTGCAAGTCATTTGACAAAAAAAGGTGCTATTCTGGAAACTTACTTTGGACAGTATATAAATGACTGGTTAATACAAAATGAAGTTATAAAAAGAGGAGAATGCCTGAGTCCTGATAATGCTCAAATTTATACAAATAGCCTGCAAAGAACAATTGCAACTGGGCAATCGCTTACAACTGGGATATTTCCAGGATGTGATATTAAAACAGAGCATAAAATGGAAATAGGGAAAATGGATCCTGTGTTTAATCCAGTAATTACAACTGATAATGCCAAATTTAAGGAAGAAGCATTAAAAGGGATGAATTTGAAGAAACAGAATCAGGAATTAAAAGGTTCGTATTCTCTATTAAGTGATGTAATTAACTATACGAAATCTGAAGAATGCTTAAAGGAAGGAAAATGTAAATTTTTTAATGAGGAAGGGACATTGAAAATTGAAAAGGATAAGGAACCAGGAGTAGATGGGCCGATAAAATTGGGAACACAGCTTGGTGATGCCCTGTTATTGCAATATTATGAAGGATATCCGCTGGATAAGATTGTTGGAAATAATATAAATACGAGGGAAAAATGGCAAAAGATAACTGATATAAAAAATGGATATGAAGATTTGTTATTTGCAACAGATAAAGTGGCTAAAAATGTGGCTGCACCATTGATAAAATATATTTATAACGATATAAATTCTTCAAATCACAAAGTAACAGTATTAGTGGGACATGATTCCAATATAGTTGCCATGCTTGCCGCTTTAGGTTTTAAAGATTATAAATTGGAAGAGCAAGTTGAAAAAACTCCAATTGGTGGAAAAGTATTCTTTGAAATTTGGAAAGATAAGAAAACAGGGGAAAGAAAAGTAAAAATTGAGTACATATATCAAACATTGAGCCAAATAAGAGAAACACAAAAATTGACAAGGGAAAATCCACCTAAACATAGAGTTTTAGAAATGAAAAATTGTAGAATTGATAAAGAAGGATATTGTCCGTATTCTAAATTTATGACAGAATTACGAAAATTTAATTAA
- a CDS encoding DNA translocase FtsK, with amino-acid sequence MDKRKIEGIIWFVVGFILALLLANKSSMLNDNVGENVFSLILSGITLFFGKMTWFIAIASMLYGIIIFFYEKIGIHVTQGKIAALIGLFLSWSMILIRGSVVKGAPLANTFTEAGRKLLEIGFNRESGGIPGALLSMPFYSILHLQIMLIGLIVLVIVFLCWLVKDMIELGYELLKEVMKYYKSDDYKEKKRKLAAKKYAENLKKTDYKRYQREMLKAKIIQSRSEKLSFEIAKKPKDNFLQKTEVYSKEELVEKEKEWIELFEEKEKEKQKNSTKQKDNVKEPKIKLENVVEPLENTKNSENSENQKEKVSDSEKVEDKKVKAEENIKNEKKTEIEEMDKEEKENIEDKREPKLEIVTPARQGTVANSAQMDPNFQEFPKLEAFENTEAVKKGFEEELKKVNAMFDNNQGYDDVVKKSISEIFKSKPMDLKKKEQIEKSIRENVSHLENVLKEFGVEAKVVNYEYGPTITRYEIIIPKGVKVSKVTGLSDDIAMNLAAESIRIEAPIPGKNTIGIETPNKIKEPVHFSNIIKNKELDSGELKVILGKDIVGRDKFIDIAKMPHLLIAGQTGSGKSVAVNTLISTLISKKSENEVKFIMVDPKMVELMPYNDIPHLLVPVIIDPHQAAIALKWAVNEMENRYKKLMENGVRNIKGYNNLSYVEKMPYIVIIIDELADLMMVASGSVEESIARIAQKARAVGIHLVVATQRPSTDVITGMIKANLPSRISFALRSQVDSRTILDSAGAEKLLGQGDMLLLANGSSKLQRIQGAYISDEEVKNLTDTLKSAKKVKYRNEILEEVEDETIDIDPFFENAVNIVKQEEKVSISMLQRKLKVGFNRASRIYDQLKEHGIINYDNQLIGDNIDEID; translated from the coding sequence ATGGATAAAAGAAAAATCGAGGGTATAATTTGGTTTGTTGTGGGATTTATACTGGCTTTATTATTGGCGAATAAATCCAGCATGTTAAATGATAATGTTGGGGAAAATGTTTTTTCGCTTATATTAAGTGGGATTACGTTGTTTTTCGGAAAAATGACATGGTTTATAGCGATAGCTTCAATGCTGTATGGAATAATAATATTTTTTTATGAGAAAATTGGAATTCATGTTACACAAGGGAAAATAGCTGCACTTATCGGATTATTTTTAAGCTGGTCAATGATTTTGATAAGAGGTTCCGTTGTTAAGGGAGCTCCACTGGCTAACACTTTTACTGAAGCTGGAAGAAAATTGTTGGAAATAGGGTTTAACCGTGAAAGTGGAGGAATACCTGGGGCGTTGCTGTCAATGCCATTTTACAGCATTTTGCATTTACAGATTATGTTGATAGGATTGATAGTTTTAGTAATAGTTTTCTTATGTTGGCTAGTTAAGGATATGATTGAGTTGGGCTATGAGCTTTTGAAGGAAGTTATGAAATATTACAAAAGTGACGATTATAAGGAAAAAAAGAGAAAACTGGCAGCCAAAAAATATGCCGAAAACTTAAAAAAAACAGATTATAAGCGATATCAGCGGGAGATGTTAAAGGCAAAAATCATACAGTCAAGAAGTGAAAAATTAAGTTTTGAAATTGCTAAAAAGCCTAAGGATAATTTTTTACAAAAGACGGAAGTTTATTCCAAAGAAGAATTGGTTGAAAAGGAAAAGGAATGGATTGAACTTTTTGAAGAAAAAGAAAAGGAAAAACAGAAAAATTCAACTAAACAGAAGGATAATGTGAAAGAACCGAAAATTAAATTGGAAAATGTTGTAGAACCACTGGAAAATACGAAAAATTCTGAAAATTCAGAAAATCAAAAGGAAAAAGTGTCTGATTCTGAAAAAGTTGAAGATAAAAAAGTAAAGGCTGAAGAAAATATAAAAAATGAGAAAAAAACTGAAATAGAAGAAATGGACAAGGAAGAAAAAGAAAATATAGAAGATAAAAGAGAACCTAAATTGGAAATTGTAACACCAGCAAGACAGGGGACGGTTGCTAATTCTGCACAAATGGATCCGAACTTTCAGGAGTTTCCAAAACTTGAGGCATTTGAGAATACGGAGGCTGTAAAAAAGGGATTTGAGGAAGAGCTGAAAAAAGTGAATGCTATGTTTGACAATAATCAGGGATATGATGATGTTGTGAAAAAATCAATTTCTGAAATTTTTAAATCAAAACCGATGGATTTGAAAAAGAAGGAGCAGATTGAAAAAAGTATAAGAGAAAATGTGAGCCATCTGGAAAATGTGCTAAAGGAATTTGGAGTGGAAGCGAAGGTTGTGAATTATGAATACGGGCCTACCATTACAAGATATGAGATTATTATTCCAAAAGGTGTGAAGGTAAGTAAAGTTACTGGACTTTCAGATGACATAGCAATGAATCTGGCGGCGGAAAGTATTCGTATAGAAGCACCGATTCCAGGGAAAAATACTATTGGGATTGAAACTCCGAATAAAATAAAGGAACCTGTTCATTTTTCAAATATTATAAAGAATAAGGAACTGGACAGCGGAGAATTAAAGGTAATATTAGGAAAAGACATTGTTGGACGGGATAAATTTATAGATATTGCGAAAATGCCACATTTACTGATTGCAGGACAGACAGGTTCAGGGAAGTCGGTTGCTGTAAATACACTGATTTCAACATTGATTTCTAAAAAGTCTGAAAATGAAGTGAAATTTATAATGGTGGATCCGAAAATGGTAGAACTTATGCCATATAACGACATTCCACATTTGCTTGTACCTGTAATTATAGATCCTCATCAAGCTGCAATAGCATTGAAATGGGCAGTGAATGAGATGGAAAACAGATACAAGAAACTTATGGAAAATGGCGTGAGAAATATAAAAGGTTACAACAATCTGAGTTATGTGGAAAAAATGCCATATATTGTCATAATAATTGATGAGTTGGCAGATCTTATGATGGTTGCATCTGGAAGTGTGGAAGAATCCATAGCGAGAATTGCACAAAAGGCAAGAGCCGTTGGAATACATCTGGTTGTAGCGACACAGCGTCCATCCACCGATGTTATCACAGGAATGATAAAAGCAAACTTGCCAAGTAGAATTTCATTTGCCTTAAGATCACAAGTTGACTCAAGAACGATACTCGATAGTGCGGGAGCTGAAAAGCTGCTAGGACAGGGGGATATGCTGCTTCTTGCTAACGGTTCCTCAAAATTACAGAGAATACAGGGGGCGTATATTTCAGATGAGGAAGTTAAAAATTTGACAGATACGCTAAAATCTGCTAAAAAAGTAAAATATAGAAATGAAATTTTAGAAGAAGTTGAAGATGAAACAATTGATATTGATCCATTTTTTGAAAATGCAGTAAATATTGTGAAACAGGAGGAGAAAGTATCTATTTCGATGCTACAACGTAAATTGAAGGTAGGATTTAACAGGGCTTCACGGATTTATGATCAGTTAAAGGAACATGGAATTATCAATTATGACAATCAGTTAATAGGAGATAATATTGATGAAATTGATTAA
- a CDS encoding rod shape-determining protein, translating into MKFFDIFKTNIAPKATRDIAIDLGTANTVVYVKGEGIQVDEPTYVAINKKTEELEHIGEKAKEIIGRTAKHTEIIRPLKNGVISNYEVTERMLEEFLHRIKKDKFQSSRVIICVPSGVTQVERRAVIEVVKDAGAKEVYLIEEPIAAAIGVGIDLFEPKGHLIVDIGGGTTEIAFIVSGGAALSKSIKIAGDHLNEDIMEYVKDAHNLLIGERTAEELKMNTISQDDPDYEYEIRGRELGVGLPKSLKIKASEIDGAIRRHIDAIIDEVRLTIEEIEPEVAADIYETGIFLSGGGAGIRILKERIEEELSLQVTVGDDAIHAVVTGIAEVLTDFKKYKNVIISPMYEY; encoded by the coding sequence ATGAAATTTTTTGATATTTTTAAGACAAACATAGCACCAAAAGCTACACGGGATATAGCTATTGATTTGGGAACGGCGAATACAGTCGTGTATGTAAAAGGCGAAGGAATTCAGGTAGATGAGCCAACTTATGTTGCAATCAATAAAAAAACTGAAGAATTGGAACATATTGGTGAAAAAGCCAAGGAAATCATTGGAAGAACAGCTAAGCACACTGAAATTATCCGTCCATTAAAAAATGGGGTAATTTCAAATTATGAAGTTACTGAAAGAATGCTTGAAGAATTTTTACATAGAATAAAAAAAGATAAATTTCAAAGTTCAAGAGTTATAATCTGTGTTCCAAGTGGAGTTACACAAGTGGAAAGAAGAGCTGTAATTGAAGTTGTAAAAGATGCAGGGGCAAAAGAGGTTTACCTGATTGAAGAACCGATAGCGGCTGCAATTGGTGTTGGAATTGACTTATTTGAACCGAAAGGGCATTTGATTGTCGATATAGGTGGAGGAACTACGGAAATTGCATTTATTGTATCTGGTGGGGCGGCATTGTCAAAATCAATTAAAATTGCTGGAGATCATTTGAATGAAGATATTATGGAATATGTAAAGGATGCACATAATCTGTTAATTGGTGAGAGAACAGCGGAAGAATTAAAAATGAATACGATAAGTCAGGATGATCCTGATTATGAGTATGAAATCAGAGGGCGTGAATTAGGTGTTGGATTACCAAAAAGTCTGAAAATAAAAGCATCTGAAATTGATGGAGCGATAAGAAGACATATTGATGCGATTATTGATGAAGTAAGACTTACAATAGAGGAAATTGAGCCTGAAGTAGCAGCAGATATTTATGAAACAGGAATTTTCCTATCTGGTGGTGGAGCTGGAATAAGAATCTTGAAAGAGAGAATAGAAGAAGAGCTATCATTACAGGTTACAGTTGGAGATGATGCGATTCATGCTGTAGTGACAGGAATTGCAGAAGTCTTGACAGATTTTAAGAAATATAAAAATGTCATTATTTCACCAATGTATGAATATTAA
- the scpB gene encoding SMC-Scp complex subunit ScpB, which yields MENFENKELEEKEKIEEVIQTQNENKIADIEEKVEAIIFLSKEMITVKELAQFYNMENFEMEEILNNLREKRKNTGINLKIENGIACLVSNPLFGFDVKKFFNPEMKLKKLSRSAMETLAIIAYKGPITKAEIEQIRSVGVDTTMSNLLERKLIYISGRKKTAGTPNLYEVTDDFYSYLNIHGKQELPGSEQFQKIEMLYKEDENAENEE from the coding sequence ATGGAAAATTTTGAAAATAAAGAACTTGAGGAAAAAGAAAAAATTGAAGAGGTAATTCAAACTCAAAATGAAAATAAGATTGCTGATATTGAAGAAAAAGTTGAAGCAATAATTTTTTTATCTAAAGAAATGATAACAGTTAAGGAACTGGCTCAGTTTTATAATATGGAAAATTTTGAGATGGAAGAAATATTGAATAATTTGAGGGAAAAACGAAAAAATACTGGAATAAATTTAAAAATTGAAAATGGAATTGCATGTCTAGTGTCAAACCCGCTTTTTGGTTTTGATGTAAAAAAATTTTTTAATCCAGAAATGAAATTAAAGAAACTATCCCGTTCAGCAATGGAAACATTGGCAATCATTGCATACAAAGGGCCTATAACAAAAGCTGAAATAGAGCAAATCCGAAGTGTCGGTGTGGATACAACCATGTCAAACCTGCTGGAAAGAAAACTAATTTATATTTCTGGACGGAAAAAGACGGCTGGAACACCGAATTTATACGAAGTGACAGATGATTTTTACAGTTATCTGAATATTCATGGGAAACAGGAATTGCCGGGAAGTGAGCAGTTTCAGAAAATTGAGATGCTTTATAAGGAAGATGAGAATGCAGAAAATGAAGAGTAA